Proteins encoded in a region of the Streptomyces liliiviolaceus genome:
- a CDS encoding LuxR C-terminal-related transcriptional regulator produces MRAQSRDGRHDAGSPARPAVRHSELADRGRKVLEAAAHLTGPEHAAVPDAMHDLAALDDRLAVLTSALRERLVSRSALADGVEAVGLGTSLADALDVRHEIHDHLSHERLRRLDAVEAGLSPLRKLRHPEELLNRACETVLSSCGFDRVMLSRVEGSVWRPWKSRAVTDREPERAFREWMRGVPEIQLDHLTLESEMVRCHRPALVTDGEHDPRVHRPLLEASGLRSYVAAPLMPAGRVIGFLHADHASAPVTSLDLDVLWAFTRAFGQLFERTVLLARLGEQRAKVQAAMETLGNVLGDLASAEIELIPRASATSSDSRTDRPPVHSSSAALESLLTPRELEVLSLMATGATNDRIAEQLVISNGTVKSHVKRILRKLRAENRGEAIYDYLHLTITDS; encoded by the coding sequence GTGAGGGCGCAGTCCCGCGACGGGCGTCACGACGCCGGCTCCCCGGCCCGGCCCGCAGTGCGGCACAGCGAACTCGCGGACCGCGGCAGGAAGGTGCTGGAGGCCGCCGCGCATCTCACCGGCCCGGAGCACGCCGCGGTTCCCGACGCCATGCACGACCTCGCCGCCCTGGACGACCGGTTGGCCGTCCTGACCTCGGCGCTCCGGGAACGCCTGGTGTCGAGGAGCGCCCTCGCCGACGGCGTCGAAGCGGTCGGCCTCGGCACCAGCCTGGCGGACGCTCTCGACGTGCGCCACGAGATCCACGACCACCTGTCCCATGAGCGGCTGCGCCGACTGGACGCCGTGGAGGCGGGCCTGTCCCCGCTGCGCAAACTGCGCCACCCGGAAGAACTGCTGAACCGAGCCTGTGAAACGGTCCTGAGCAGCTGCGGATTCGACCGGGTGATGCTGTCCCGGGTGGAGGGCTCCGTCTGGCGTCCCTGGAAGAGCCGCGCAGTGACGGACCGGGAACCCGAACGAGCCTTCCGCGAGTGGATGCGCGGCGTTCCCGAGATTCAGCTGGACCACCTGACCCTCGAAAGCGAGATGGTGCGCTGCCACCGGCCGGCGCTGGTCACCGACGGAGAGCACGACCCGCGGGTCCACCGCCCCCTCCTCGAAGCATCCGGGCTGCGTTCCTACGTGGCGGCGCCGCTCATGCCCGCAGGGCGCGTCATCGGGTTCCTCCACGCGGATCACGCCTCCGCGCCGGTGACCTCCCTCGACCTCGACGTTCTGTGGGCGTTCACCCGTGCTTTCGGCCAGCTCTTCGAGCGCACCGTGCTGCTGGCAAGGCTCGGCGAGCAGCGCGCGAAGGTCCAGGCCGCCATGGAAACGCTCGGGAACGTGCTGGGCGATCTCGCCTCCGCGGAGATCGAACTCATACCGCGTGCGTCCGCCACGTCATCCGACTCCAGGACCGACCGCCCGCCCGTCCACTCCTCGTCGGCGGCGCTGGAATCCCTCCTGACTCCGCGCGAGTTGGAGGTGCTGTCCCTGATGGCCACCGGAGCGACGAACGACCGTATCGCCGAACAACTGGTCATCAGCAACGGAACCGTGAAATCGCATGTGAAACGCATCCTGCGCAAGCTTCGCGCCGAGAACCGCGGCGAGGCCATCTACGACTATCTGCACCTCACGATCACAGACAGCTGA
- a CDS encoding RNA polymerase sigma factor — MKTSLRARVRAGDPDAFGTLFDEHARAVQRHVIRLTGDLDLAEDLVSLTFLEAWRLRERVLPGEDDLRPWLLGIATNVTRNTARAARRHRAALNRVPPPEPVPDHAEQVARRLADIEELAAAQRALHTMRRAEREVFALCVREGQDAATAARTLGVAVGTVRARLSRARKRLRGLTDQELDGDGTQRRLPAGQSQGSRQRAARSTQETKR; from the coding sequence GTGAAGACTTCACTGCGTGCCCGTGTGCGCGCCGGAGATCCGGATGCGTTCGGGACACTGTTCGACGAACACGCCCGTGCGGTCCAACGACATGTCATCCGGCTGACCGGCGACCTCGATCTCGCCGAGGACCTCGTGTCCCTGACCTTCCTGGAGGCGTGGCGGCTGCGCGAGCGGGTGTTGCCGGGCGAGGACGATCTGCGGCCGTGGCTGCTGGGCATCGCGACGAACGTCACGCGCAACACGGCTCGCGCGGCACGAAGACACCGAGCGGCGCTCAACAGGGTGCCGCCGCCCGAGCCGGTGCCCGACCATGCGGAGCAGGTGGCGCGGCGTCTTGCCGACATCGAGGAACTGGCGGCCGCACAACGGGCGTTGCACACGATGCGCCGCGCGGAGCGCGAGGTGTTCGCGCTGTGCGTGCGGGAGGGCCAGGACGCCGCGACGGCGGCCAGGACCCTGGGCGTGGCGGTCGGCACCGTACGCGCCCGGCTCTCGCGTGCCCGCAAGCGGCTGCGGGGGCTCACCGATCAGGAACTGGACGGGGACGGCACGCAACGCCGGCTCCCGGCCGGACAGTCACAGGGCAGCCGCCAACGGGCGGCCCGGTCCACGCAGGAGACGAAGCGATGA
- a CDS encoding CU044_5270 family protein — MNTDPTQRPDRTSDRREPTGALPAPDVPVFSPERHRVLREHLMQEITRETTAPARRRAGRRTVLVAVPLALAAVVGLGVVAVDGSFGDGGDVTTATTGDPGRLEATELLDRIALAAAERPAVEVRDDQYVYTRAQGSTDIWTGPSKPVRNAQGKVTGLKTYEGQVEVEEWQPVKQGRSGLRRLTALKQDGSLDPSWTSDMTMFDGTAYLYLRQLQALPTDPDLLLAKLKNDPGVPEDRVAETVFGNVGVILDQATLLPDLSAALYRAVAQLPDVRVVEHAKDGAGREGIGLTYTGSGTGEGNPNNYWVFDRKTLAFLGTSESALLDVGVADKKGGATVD; from the coding sequence ATGAACACCGACCCGACGCAGCGGCCCGACCGCACCTCTGACCGCCGGGAGCCGACCGGGGCGCTGCCCGCACCGGACGTTCCCGTCTTCTCGCCGGAACGGCACCGCGTTCTGAGGGAGCACCTGATGCAGGAGATCACCCGCGAGACGACCGCCCCGGCCCGCCGCCGCGCCGGCCGCCGTACCGTCCTCGTCGCCGTACCCCTGGCTCTGGCCGCGGTCGTGGGCCTGGGCGTGGTGGCCGTGGACGGCTCCTTCGGAGACGGCGGTGACGTCACGACGGCCACCACCGGGGACCCCGGCCGGCTGGAGGCAACCGAACTGCTGGACCGCATCGCCCTGGCCGCGGCCGAACGCCCCGCGGTCGAGGTCCGCGACGACCAGTACGTCTACACCAGGGCCCAGGGCTCGACGGACATCTGGACCGGCCCCTCGAAGCCCGTGCGCAACGCCCAGGGCAAGGTCACCGGCCTCAAGACGTACGAGGGACAGGTCGAGGTCGAGGAGTGGCAGCCGGTGAAACAGGGGCGTAGCGGCCTGCGCCGTCTCACCGCGCTGAAGCAGGACGGCAGCCTCGACCCGTCCTGGACCTCGGACATGACCATGTTCGACGGCACCGCCTACCTGTACCTGCGCCAGTTGCAGGCCCTGCCGACCGATCCCGATCTGCTGCTGGCGAAGCTGAAGAACGATCCCGGGGTGCCCGAGGACCGGGTGGCGGAGACCGTCTTCGGGAACGTCGGCGTCATCCTCGACCAGGCCACCCTGCTGCCCGACCTCAGCGCCGCGCTGTACCGGGCCGTGGCCCAACTGCCGGACGTACGCGTCGTGGAGCACGCCAAGGACGGCGCGGGACGCGAGGGCATCGGCCTGACGTACACCGGTTCCGGCACCGGCGAAGGCAACCCGAACAACTACTGGGTCTTCGATCGCAAGACCCTGGCGTTCCTCGGTACCTCCGAGAGCGCGCTCCTGGACGTGGGCGTCGCGGACAAGAAGGGCGGTGCGACAGTCGACTGA
- a CDS encoding helix-turn-helix transcriptional regulator produces MSHPYARELGDFLRARRGRLRPHDVGLEPGDRRKVTGLRREELALLAGLSTDYYQRMEQGREVRPSDDVLDALARALGLDDEERRHLFTLARAARRPLPARVDHGPEEVPDSTRRLLRVMDTPALVLGRHLDLLAWNPMAEALLGSPDALPSDRLNMLLLMFDDTLTGERSCPDWERQALDYIGMMRAAVATDPTHPRATAVVGELSIRSAEFRRLWARHDVRASVSGSKTFRVPEVGDIVLDWDTYPLPGRPGPFILAFTVEPGSPDAERLQLLASLHATRSARDGKRSA; encoded by the coding sequence ATGAGCCATCCCTACGCCCGTGAGCTGGGAGATTTCCTGCGCGCCCGGCGCGGCAGACTGCGTCCCCACGACGTCGGTCTGGAACCCGGCGACCGACGCAAGGTCACCGGGCTGCGGCGCGAGGAACTGGCACTTCTGGCTGGGCTGAGCACCGACTACTACCAGCGGATGGAACAGGGCCGGGAGGTGCGCCCGTCCGACGACGTCCTGGACGCGCTCGCCCGCGCACTCGGACTCGACGACGAAGAGCGCCGGCACCTGTTCACCCTGGCCCGCGCCGCCCGCCGACCCCTGCCCGCCCGGGTGGACCACGGTCCGGAAGAGGTGCCGGACAGCACCCGCCGACTGCTGCGGGTGATGGACACCCCGGCGCTCGTACTCGGCCGGCACCTCGACCTGCTCGCCTGGAACCCGATGGCGGAGGCGCTGCTCGGCAGCCCGGACGCCCTCCCGTCCGACCGGCTCAACATGCTCCTGCTGATGTTCGACGACACGCTGACGGGCGAGCGGAGCTGCCCGGACTGGGAGCGGCAGGCCCTGGACTACATCGGCATGATGCGCGCCGCTGTCGCCACCGACCCCACCCATCCGCGCGCCACCGCCGTCGTGGGTGAACTGAGCATCCGCAGCGCCGAGTTCCGGCGACTGTGGGCCCGGCACGACGTACGCGCGTCGGTCAGCGGCTCCAAGACCTTCCGGGTCCCCGAGGTCGGCGACATCGTCCTGGACTGGGACACCTATCCGCTGCCCGGCAGACCCGGCCCGTTCATCCTGGCCTTCACCGTCGAACCGGGCAGCCCCGACGCGGAGCGCCTGCAGCTTCTGGCGTCGTTGCACGCGACCCGCTCGGCACGCGACGGCAAGCGCTCCGCCTAG
- a CDS encoding oxidoreductase codes for MTGWTSDRIPDQHGRIAVVTGANSGLGLVTATELARHGAHVVLAVRNTGAGEQAARRIGGDVEVRELDLASLASVREFAAGLAADHPAIDLLVNNAGVVLLGPRRSTVDGFEMQLGTNMLGHFALTGLLLGKLAAAREPRVVSLSSITHKSAHLDFDDLMFERDYRAAPAYGRSKLATTVFGLELDRRLRAAGSPVVSTLAHPGLTRTNLTPRAWEHRGRVGQLIAWAGLLATQSVEQGALPQLRAATEPGLRGGQFFGPAALGETRGRVTEARLSREAADPAVGKQLWTAAEELTGVSFL; via the coding sequence ATGACCGGATGGACCTCCGACCGCATTCCCGACCAGCACGGCCGGATCGCCGTCGTCACCGGCGCGAACTCGGGCCTCGGCTTGGTCACCGCCACCGAACTGGCCCGCCACGGCGCGCACGTCGTGCTCGCCGTCCGCAACACCGGCGCCGGTGAACAGGCCGCCCGCCGGATCGGCGGCGACGTCGAGGTACGGGAGCTGGACCTGGCCTCCCTGGCTTCGGTACGGGAGTTCGCCGCGGGGCTGGCCGCCGACCACCCGGCGATCGACCTGCTGGTCAACAACGCCGGCGTCGTGTTGCTCGGCCCGCGCCGCAGCACCGTCGACGGCTTCGAGATGCAGCTCGGCACCAACATGCTGGGCCACTTCGCGCTGACGGGCCTGCTGCTGGGCAAGCTGGCCGCGGCGCGGGAACCCCGGGTGGTCAGTCTCAGTTCGATCACCCACAAGAGCGCGCACCTCGATTTCGACGACCTGATGTTCGAGCGTGACTACCGGGCCGCTCCCGCCTACGGCCGGTCCAAGCTCGCGACGACGGTCTTCGGCCTGGAACTGGACCGCCGCCTGCGCGCTGCCGGATCGCCGGTCGTCAGCACGCTGGCCCACCCCGGTCTCACCCGCACCAACCTGACCCCGCGCGCCTGGGAGCACCGTGGCCGGGTCGGGCAGCTGATCGCGTGGGCCGGCCTCCTGGCCACCCAGTCCGTGGAGCAGGGCGCGCTGCCGCAGTTGCGCGCCGCGACCGAACCCGGCCTGCGGGGCGGGCAGTTCTTCGGACCGGCCGCGCTCGGGGAGACGAGGGGCCGGGTCACCGAAGCCCGGCTCAGCCGCGAGGCGGCGGACCCGGCCGTCGGCAAGCAGCTCTGGACGGCGGCCGAAGAACTGACCGGCGTCAGCTTTCTCTGA
- a CDS encoding MarR family winged helix-turn-helix transcriptional regulator, which translates to MSASTSENKKPRAETESLALDTDLGWAIRMVSTAFRRVATDSVADLPGGARGYLVLVALAGGSEPPSQLALAREVSLDRTVMTYLLDDLEAHDLVTRKPDPRDRRARQVLITDTGRARLTEVRHSLAAAEARLLTDLGPKDTEQLRTLLARVAQTAQREVVAPDEAAC; encoded by the coding sequence GTGAGCGCATCCACGTCCGAGAACAAGAAGCCGCGTGCCGAGACGGAATCCCTGGCGCTGGACACCGACCTGGGCTGGGCGATCCGCATGGTGTCCACGGCGTTCCGCCGCGTCGCCACCGACTCCGTCGCGGACCTGCCCGGCGGGGCCCGCGGCTACCTGGTCCTGGTGGCACTGGCCGGTGGCAGCGAGCCGCCCTCCCAGCTCGCCCTGGCCAGGGAAGTCAGTCTCGATCGCACCGTGATGACCTACCTCCTCGACGACCTCGAAGCCCACGATCTGGTGACCCGCAAGCCGGATCCACGCGACCGGCGCGCCCGCCAGGTCCTCATCACCGACACCGGACGCGCCCGCCTCACCGAAGTACGGCACAGCCTCGCCGCCGCCGAAGCGCGCCTCCTGACCGACCTCGGGCCCAAGGACACCGAGCAGCTGCGGACACTGCTCGCGCGCGTCGCACAGACCGCGCAGCGCGAAGTCGTCGCGCCCGACGAAGCAGCGTGCTAG
- a CDS encoding SDR family NAD(P)-dependent oxidoreductase has protein sequence MSADTVLQGRTALVTGATSGIGRAIARSLAAQGADVVLHGRDQDRGEALVKEIESGGGRARFIAADLTDADSTLRLAAEAGAVDILVNSAGLYEFAPTAVSDAASFDRQVAVNTRAPFLLVGALAPGMAARGRGSIVIVGSSAARMPAPIGAAYGASKAGAEVLTRYWATEFGPSGVRVNTVSPGPVHTEGTRAMLGEHIAMLDRTNARGRAGDPGEIADIVSFLVGDASSYVNGAVLFADGGELSALPS, from the coding sequence ATGAGCGCCGACACCGTTTTGCAGGGCCGTACCGCACTCGTCACCGGAGCGACGTCCGGCATCGGCAGAGCCATCGCGCGGAGCCTTGCCGCTCAGGGCGCGGACGTTGTCCTGCACGGTCGCGATCAGGATCGTGGTGAGGCTCTGGTCAAGGAGATCGAGAGCGGGGGCGGCCGTGCCCGTTTCATCGCCGCGGACCTCACCGACGCCGACAGCACGCTGCGCCTGGCCGCCGAGGCCGGCGCTGTGGACATCCTGGTGAACAGCGCGGGTCTGTACGAGTTCGCTCCGACCGCGGTGAGCGACGCCGCGAGCTTCGACCGGCAGGTCGCGGTCAACACGCGCGCCCCGTTCCTGCTGGTCGGCGCATTGGCGCCGGGCATGGCCGCGCGTGGTCGGGGGTCGATCGTGATCGTCGGCTCCAGTGCGGCCCGTATGCCCGCCCCCATCGGCGCCGCCTACGGCGCTTCCAAGGCGGGCGCGGAGGTCCTCACCCGCTACTGGGCGACCGAGTTCGGTCCCTCCGGCGTGCGTGTCAACACCGTCTCCCCCGGTCCCGTACACACCGAGGGCACCCGGGCCATGCTCGGCGAGCACATCGCGATGCTGGACAGGACCAACGCCCGCGGTCGCGCCGGAGACCCCGGCGAGATCGCCGACATCGTCTCCTTCCTGGTGGGTGACGCCAGCTCCTACGTCAACGGCGCCGTGCTGTTCGCCGACGGCGGCGAACTCAGCGCCCTGCCCTCCTGA
- a CDS encoding NAD-dependent epimerase/dehydratase family protein — translation MDIFIIGATGFVGGALARHLSAEGHSVTGLARTGSAAATLDSQGITPVTGDLDEHRGAVMTAARAADAVVYAAQAGPEQETATVQDLVRALTGTHTTLVLLSGTGVLAQRTGGAWSPDVFAEDDPFTPEPLAAYRKAAEDTVMAAAGDGLRSMVVRPGLIWGPGDHGHVSSVYRSVAVTGAACYVGEGLNTYGHVHIDDVTRLFSLALEQGRPGGLYHAVAGEVPNRWIAERVAADLGVEAHSLTPEEATGVWGEFGALIMSVSSRVRAVRARRDLGWQPRHTDMLTMIGEERLRRLAIPQTTVAPLSL, via the coding sequence ATGGACATCTTCATCATCGGCGCCACAGGCTTCGTCGGCGGCGCCCTGGCCCGGCACCTGTCCGCCGAAGGCCACTCGGTCACCGGCCTGGCCCGCACCGGGAGCGCTGCCGCCACTCTCGACTCCCAGGGCATCACCCCCGTGACAGGCGACCTGGACGAGCACCGTGGTGCCGTCATGACGGCGGCTCGGGCTGCCGACGCGGTCGTCTATGCCGCCCAGGCCGGACCCGAGCAGGAGACCGCGACCGTTCAGGACCTCGTCCGAGCCCTGACCGGTACGCACACGACGCTCGTCCTCCTGTCCGGCACCGGAGTGCTGGCGCAGCGCACCGGCGGCGCCTGGAGTCCGGATGTCTTCGCCGAGGACGATCCGTTCACGCCCGAGCCCCTGGCCGCCTATCGGAAGGCCGCCGAGGACACCGTCATGGCCGCCGCCGGCGACGGGCTGCGCTCGATGGTCGTCCGGCCCGGTCTGATCTGGGGTCCCGGCGATCACGGCCATGTGTCGTCGGTCTACCGGTCGGTGGCCGTGACAGGGGCAGCCTGCTACGTCGGGGAAGGGCTGAACACCTACGGTCACGTCCACATCGACGACGTGACCCGTCTGTTCTCCCTCGCCCTGGAGCAGGGCCGACCCGGCGGGCTGTATCACGCGGTGGCCGGAGAGGTCCCCAACCGCTGGATCGCCGAACGCGTCGCCGCGGACCTCGGCGTCGAGGCACACAGCCTCACCCCCGAGGAGGCCACCGGGGTGTGGGGCGAGTTCGGCGCCCTCATCATGTCCGTCTCCAGCCGCGTCCGCGCTGTCCGCGCACGGCGGGATCTGGGGTGGCAGCCCCGGCACACCGACATGCTGACCATGATCGGCGAGGAACGCCTGCGCCGACTGGCCATCCCTCAGACGACTGTTGCCCCTTTGTCTCTTTGA
- a CDS encoding alpha/beta fold hydrolase encodes MSTGDWLPDGFSVRRIDTNGTRLSVAVGGSGPVLVLLHGWPQTSRAWARVMPDLARHHTVVVPDLRGTGDSDRPEGGYAKTQQADDIRGVLTALDLTGPVAVAGHDIGSMVAFAWAAAHPEDISRLILVDSLLPGLGLEEAMNVAEGGMWHFGLFMTPHIPEMLFDGHELEFFTATFTAMSNPGTFDEHDLAAYARAYTGRERLRGGFEHYRTLLDDGRENRALLAERKLPMPVLAIGSASSGTSTALALAPHADHVQGMVAPTGHFVAEEDPDWFTEAVTAFLA; translated from the coding sequence ATGAGCACTGGCGACTGGCTTCCCGACGGCTTCTCCGTGCGGCGGATCGACACCAACGGCACCCGCCTGTCGGTCGCGGTCGGCGGCAGCGGTCCCGTCCTGGTCCTGCTCCACGGCTGGCCCCAGACCTCCCGCGCCTGGGCCCGCGTCATGCCGGACCTAGCCCGCCACCACACCGTCGTCGTGCCCGACCTGCGGGGTACCGGCGACAGTGACCGTCCCGAGGGCGGCTACGCCAAGACCCAGCAGGCCGACGACATACGTGGCGTCCTCACCGCCCTGGATCTCACCGGCCCCGTGGCCGTGGCGGGCCACGACATCGGCTCCATGGTCGCCTTCGCCTGGGCCGCCGCCCACCCCGAGGACATCTCCCGTCTCATCCTGGTCGACTCCTTGCTGCCCGGCCTCGGCCTGGAAGAGGCGATGAACGTCGCTGAGGGCGGCATGTGGCACTTCGGCCTCTTCATGACCCCGCACATTCCCGAGATGCTCTTCGACGGTCACGAACTGGAGTTCTTCACCGCCACCTTCACCGCCATGTCCAACCCGGGCACGTTCGACGAGCACGACCTCGCCGCCTACGCCCGGGCGTACACCGGGCGCGAGCGGCTGCGCGGCGGCTTCGAGCACTACCGCACCCTCCTGGACGACGGCCGGGAGAACCGCGCCCTGCTCGCCGAGCGGAAACTGCCCATGCCCGTACTCGCCATCGGCTCCGCCTCGTCCGGAACCTCCACCGCGCTGGCGCTGGCCCCTCACGCCGACCACGTCCAAGGCATGGTCGCCCCGACCGGGCACTTCGTCGCCGAGGAAGACCCCGACTGGTTCACCGAGGCGGTCACCGCGTTCCTCGCATGA
- a CDS encoding DoxX family protein yields MNIILWIIAALLAAAFLFSGLFKLALSHEKYVAAQDWAEDAPRWAPHAIGALEVVGAIGVVLPAMVDIAPTLVPLAATGLALVMACAVAMHLRRREFPALAPSGVLLILAAAVAWGRFGPYAF; encoded by the coding sequence ATGAACATCATTCTGTGGATCATCGCCGCACTGCTCGCCGCGGCTTTCCTCTTCTCCGGCCTGTTCAAGCTGGCGCTGTCGCACGAGAAGTACGTCGCCGCTCAGGACTGGGCCGAGGACGCACCGCGCTGGGCTCCGCACGCGATCGGCGCGCTGGAGGTGGTGGGTGCGATCGGCGTGGTCCTGCCCGCCATGGTCGACATCGCGCCGACCCTGGTCCCGCTCGCCGCGACCGGACTGGCCCTGGTGATGGCCTGCGCCGTGGCGATGCACCTGCGACGGCGAGAGTTCCCTGCGCTGGCGCCGAGCGGAGTACTTCTGATACTGGCCGCGGCCGTGGCGTGGGGCCGGTTCGGGCCCTACGCGTTCTGA
- a CDS encoding NtaA/DmoA family FMN-dependent monooxygenase (This protein belongs to a clade of FMN-dependent monooxygenases, within a broader family of flavin-dependent oxidoreductases, the luciferase-like monooxygenase (LMM) family, some of whose members use coenzyme F420 rather than FMN.), whose protein sequence is MTRTDPLDVPRPDAQLHLGVFFQGVNHWTIWSDQASGSQIDPASYRRVAQRAERGLFDAFFLGEGLRLREVDGRIHDLDIAGRPDAITQLAALAAVTERIGLVSTSNTTFNEPADLARRLSGLDLLSEGRAGWNVVTTDNAWTGANFRRGGYLDHADRYRRAEEFLTVARAIWDGWDDRAVSASSGAPAWAAPGGVRQVRHQGTQFDVNLVPTLPRSAQGHPVIFQAGDSGEGRDFAARNADVIFSAHGNDFDDALTFADDLRRRLRAVGRPDDDLRILPGTEIIIGATEEEALEKKRWIRLQQVTPATALGIAGLLWGLDLSDRDADGPLPEEDPVVAENDGSFGARRVADPRAVVAEWREKAQAHGWSLRETVIALGPQRGHVGTPAGLADKFAHYVRHGAVDGFNITPYLIPDGLDDIVDLLVPALQERGVYRTEYTGTTLRDHLGLREPLTHRSTTCRRQAG, encoded by the coding sequence ATGACCCGCACGGACCCCCTCGACGTCCCCCGGCCCGACGCACAGCTCCACCTCGGTGTCTTCTTCCAGGGCGTCAACCACTGGACCATCTGGTCCGACCAGGCCAGCGGCTCCCAGATCGACCCCGCCAGCTACCGGCGCGTCGCGCAGCGCGCCGAACGGGGCCTGTTCGACGCGTTCTTCCTGGGGGAGGGGCTGCGGCTGCGCGAGGTCGACGGCCGCATCCACGACCTGGACATCGCCGGACGACCGGACGCCATCACCCAACTCGCCGCGTTGGCCGCCGTCACCGAGCGGATCGGCCTCGTGAGCACGTCCAACACCACCTTCAACGAGCCCGCCGACCTCGCCCGCCGCCTCTCCGGTCTCGACCTGCTCTCGGAAGGACGCGCCGGCTGGAACGTGGTGACCACCGACAACGCCTGGACCGGTGCCAACTTCCGGCGCGGCGGCTACCTCGACCACGCCGACCGCTACCGGCGAGCCGAGGAGTTCCTGACCGTGGCCCGGGCGATCTGGGACGGCTGGGACGACCGGGCCGTCTCCGCCTCCTCCGGCGCTCCCGCCTGGGCGGCCCCCGGCGGCGTACGCCAAGTCCGCCACCAGGGAACCCAGTTCGACGTCAACCTCGTCCCCACCCTGCCGAGGAGCGCCCAGGGCCATCCCGTGATCTTCCAGGCCGGGGATTCCGGCGAGGGGCGCGACTTCGCCGCCCGCAACGCCGACGTGATCTTCTCCGCGCACGGCAATGACTTCGACGACGCGCTCACTTTCGCCGACGACCTGCGGCGGCGCCTGCGTGCCGTCGGCCGGCCCGACGACGACCTGCGCATTCTCCCGGGCACGGAGATCATCATCGGGGCCACCGAGGAGGAGGCGCTGGAGAAGAAGCGGTGGATCCGCCTGCAACAGGTCACTCCGGCAACGGCATTGGGCATCGCCGGACTCCTGTGGGGTCTGGACCTCTCCGACCGCGACGCCGACGGGCCGTTGCCCGAGGAGGACCCGGTCGTCGCGGAGAACGACGGCTCCTTCGGCGCCCGGCGCGTCGCCGATCCGCGCGCGGTGGTCGCCGAGTGGCGGGAGAAGGCTCAGGCGCACGGCTGGTCGCTGCGCGAGACCGTCATCGCGCTCGGCCCCCAGCGCGGTCACGTCGGAACTCCGGCCGGCCTCGCCGACAAGTTCGCCCACTACGTCCGGCACGGTGCCGTGGACGGCTTCAACATCACTCCGTACCTGATCCCCGACGGCCTGGACGACATCGTCGACCTGCTCGTCCCCGCCCTGCAGGAACGTGGCGTCTACCGCACCGAGTACACGGGCACGACCCTGCGCGACCACCTGGGGCTGCGGGAACCCCTCACCCACCGCTCCACGACCTGCCGACGGCAGGCCGGGTGA